One Trichosurus vulpecula isolate mTriVul1 chromosome 7, mTriVul1.pri, whole genome shotgun sequence genomic region harbors:
- the LYRM9 gene encoding LYR motif-containing protein 9: MGPLPGAELVQKPLQLYRYLLRCCRQLPAKNIQEHYKHAIRQSFQVHADEDNPERIQQIIRRAIEDADWVMKKYQKQN, encoded by the exons ATGGGCCCATTGCCGGGCGCTGAGTTAGTGCAGAAGCCGCTGCAGCTGTACCGTTACCTGCTGCGCTGCTGTCGCCAGTTGCCCGCCAAGAATATTCAGGAGCACTATAAGCATGCCATCAGACAG AGTTTCCAAGTCCATGCAGATGAAGACAACCCTGAGAGAATCCAACAGATTATTAGAAGAGCCATTGAAGACGCTGACTGGGTCATGAAGAAG TATCAGAAACAAAACTAA